A stretch of the Excalfactoria chinensis isolate bCotChi1 chromosome 25, bCotChi1.hap2, whole genome shotgun sequence genome encodes the following:
- the GCK gene encoding hexokinase-4 isoform X2 yields the protein MLDHRSRMESWRQEKVEQILSEFRLREEDLRKVMHRMQKEMDRGLKLETHEEASVKMLPTYVRSTPEGSEVGDFLSLDLGGTNFRVMLVKVGEGEEGQWKVKTKHQMYSIPEDAMTGTAEMLFDYISECISDFLDKHQMKHKKLPLGFTFSFPVRHEDIDKGILLNWTKGFKASGAEGNNVVGLLRDAIKRRGDFEMDVVAMVNDTVATMISCYYEDHRCEVGMIVGTGCNACYMEEMHNVELVEGDEGRMCVNTEWGAFGASGELDEFLLEYDRVVDETSLNPATRRSSGANTWGRSCGWCCCGWWTRTCCSAGRAARSSRRAEPSRRASCRRWRAIQATASRSTTSSRPSGCCPRGRTATSCAWCARACPHVQLRCARPGWPASSTACGRAAARRPSRSRWGWTAPSTNCTPASRTVSTPPSGS from the exons ATGTTGGACCACAGGAGCAGGATGGAGAGCTGGCGGCAGGAGAAG GTGGAGCAGATCCTGTCCGAGTTCCGGCTGAGAGAGGAGGACCTGCGGAAGGTGATGCACCGCATGCAGAAGGAGATGGACCGCGGGCTGAAGCTGGAGACGCACGAGGAGGCGTCGGTCAAAATGCTGCCCACCTACGTGCGCTCCACGCCAGAGGGGTCGG AGGTCGGGGATTTCCTCTCGCTGGACCTGGGCGGCACCAACTTCCGCGTGATGCTGGTGAAGGTGGGGGAGGGCGAGGAGGGGCAGTGGAAGGTGAAGACCAAGCACCAGATGTACTCCATCCCCGAGGACGCCATGACGGGGACGGCCGAGATG CTCTTCGACTACATCTCCGAGTGCATCTCTGACTTCCTGGACAAGCACCAGATGAAGCACAAAAAGCTGCCCCTGGGCTTCACCTTCTCCTTCCCCGTGCGGCACGAGGACATCGACAAG GGCATCCTGCTCAACTGGACCAAGGGCTTCAAGGCCTCGGGAGCGGAGGGGAACAACGTGGTGGGGCTGCTGCGGGACGCCATCAAACGGCGCGGG GACTTTGAGATGGACGTGGTGGCCATGGTGAACGACACTGTTGCCACCATGATCTCCTGCTACTACGAGGACCACCGCTGCGAGGTCGGCATGATCGTGG GGACGGGCTGCAACGCCTGCTACATGGAGGAGATGCACAACGTGGAGCTGGTGGAGGGCGACGAGGGCCGCATGTGCGTGAACACGGAGTGGGGCGCCTTCGGGGCGTCGGGGGAGCTGGACGAGTTCCTGCTGGAGTACGACCGCGTGGTGGACGAGACCTCGCTTAACCCCG CTACGAGAAGATCATCGGGGGCAAATACATGGGGGAGATCGTGCGGCTGGTGCTGCTGCGGCTGGTGGACGAGAACCTGCTGTTCAGCGGGCAGAGCTGCGAGAAGCTCAAGACGCGCGGAGCCTTCGAGACGCGCTTCGTGTCGCAGGTGGAGAG CGATTCAGGCGACCGCAAGCAGATCTACAACATCCTCACGGCCTTCGGGCTGCTGCCCTCGGGGTCGGACTGCGACATCGTGCGCATGGTGTGCGAGAGCGTGTCCACACGTGCAGCTCAGATGTGCTCGGCCGGGCTGGCCGGCGTCATCAACCGCATGCGGGAGAGCCGCAGCCAGGAGACCCTCAAGATCACGGTGGGGGTGGACGGCTCCGTCTACAAACTGCACCCCAG CTTCAAGGACCGTTTCCACGCCACCGTCCGGCAGCTGA
- the GCK gene encoding hexokinase-4 isoform X1 → MLDHRSRMESWRQEKVEQILSEFRLREEDLRKVMHRMQKEMDRGLKLETHEEASVKMLPTYVRSTPEGSEVGDFLSLDLGGTNFRVMLVKVGEGEEGQWKVKTKHQMYSIPEDAMTGTAEMLFDYISECISDFLDKHQMKHKKLPLGFTFSFPVRHEDIDKGILLNWTKGFKASGAEGNNVVGLLRDAIKRRGDFEMDVVAMVNDTVATMISCYYEDHRCEVGMIVGTGCNACYMEEMHNVELVEGDEGRMCVNTEWGAFGASGELDEFLLEYDRVVDETSLNPGQQLYEKIIGGKYMGEIVRLVLLRLVDENLLFSGQSCEKLKTRGAFETRFVSQVESDSGDRKQIYNILTAFGLLPSGSDCDIVRMVCESVSTRAAQMCSAGLAGVINRMRESRSQETLKITVGVDGSVYKLHPSFKDRFHATVRQLTPGCDITFIQSEEGSGRGAALISAVACKMACMMGQ, encoded by the exons ATGTTGGACCACAGGAGCAGGATGGAGAGCTGGCGGCAGGAGAAG GTGGAGCAGATCCTGTCCGAGTTCCGGCTGAGAGAGGAGGACCTGCGGAAGGTGATGCACCGCATGCAGAAGGAGATGGACCGCGGGCTGAAGCTGGAGACGCACGAGGAGGCGTCGGTCAAAATGCTGCCCACCTACGTGCGCTCCACGCCAGAGGGGTCGG AGGTCGGGGATTTCCTCTCGCTGGACCTGGGCGGCACCAACTTCCGCGTGATGCTGGTGAAGGTGGGGGAGGGCGAGGAGGGGCAGTGGAAGGTGAAGACCAAGCACCAGATGTACTCCATCCCCGAGGACGCCATGACGGGGACGGCCGAGATG CTCTTCGACTACATCTCCGAGTGCATCTCTGACTTCCTGGACAAGCACCAGATGAAGCACAAAAAGCTGCCCCTGGGCTTCACCTTCTCCTTCCCCGTGCGGCACGAGGACATCGACAAG GGCATCCTGCTCAACTGGACCAAGGGCTTCAAGGCCTCGGGAGCGGAGGGGAACAACGTGGTGGGGCTGCTGCGGGACGCCATCAAACGGCGCGGG GACTTTGAGATGGACGTGGTGGCCATGGTGAACGACACTGTTGCCACCATGATCTCCTGCTACTACGAGGACCACCGCTGCGAGGTCGGCATGATCGTGG GGACGGGCTGCAACGCCTGCTACATGGAGGAGATGCACAACGTGGAGCTGGTGGAGGGCGACGAGGGCCGCATGTGCGTGAACACGGAGTGGGGCGCCTTCGGGGCGTCGGGGGAGCTGGACGAGTTCCTGCTGGAGTACGACCGCGTGGTGGACGAGACCTCGCTTAACCCCGGTCAGCAGCT CTACGAGAAGATCATCGGGGGCAAATACATGGGGGAGATCGTGCGGCTGGTGCTGCTGCGGCTGGTGGACGAGAACCTGCTGTTCAGCGGGCAGAGCTGCGAGAAGCTCAAGACGCGCGGAGCCTTCGAGACGCGCTTCGTGTCGCAGGTGGAGAG CGATTCAGGCGACCGCAAGCAGATCTACAACATCCTCACGGCCTTCGGGCTGCTGCCCTCGGGGTCGGACTGCGACATCGTGCGCATGGTGTGCGAGAGCGTGTCCACACGTGCAGCTCAGATGTGCTCGGCCGGGCTGGCCGGCGTCATCAACCGCATGCGGGAGAGCCGCAGCCAGGAGACCCTCAAGATCACGGTGGGGGTGGACGGCTCCGTCTACAAACTGCACCCCAG CTTCAAGGACCGTTTCCACGCCACCGTCCGGCAGCTGACCCCGGGCTGCGACATCACCTTCATCCAGTCGGAGGAGGGCagcgggcgcggggccgcgctcATCTCGGCCGTGGCCTGCAAGATGGCGTGCATGATGGGGCAGTGA
- the GCK gene encoding hexokinase-4 isoform X3 produces MGEIVRLVLLRLVDENLLFSGQSCEKLKTRGAFETRFVSQVESDSGDRKQIYNILTAFGLLPSGSDCDIVRMVCESVSTRAAQMCSAGLAGVINRMRESRSQETLKITVGVDGSVYKLHPSFKDRFHATVRQLTPGCDITFIQSEEGSGRGAALISAVACKMACMMGQ; encoded by the exons ATGGGGGAGATCGTGCGGCTGGTGCTGCTGCGGCTGGTGGACGAGAACCTGCTGTTCAGCGGGCAGAGCTGCGAGAAGCTCAAGACGCGCGGAGCCTTCGAGACGCGCTTCGTGTCGCAGGTGGAGAG CGATTCAGGCGACCGCAAGCAGATCTACAACATCCTCACGGCCTTCGGGCTGCTGCCCTCGGGGTCGGACTGCGACATCGTGCGCATGGTGTGCGAGAGCGTGTCCACACGTGCAGCTCAGATGTGCTCGGCCGGGCTGGCCGGCGTCATCAACCGCATGCGGGAGAGCCGCAGCCAGGAGACCCTCAAGATCACGGTGGGGGTGGACGGCTCCGTCTACAAACTGCACCCCAG CTTCAAGGACCGTTTCCACGCCACCGTCCGGCAGCTGACCCCGGGCTGCGACATCACCTTCATCCAGTCGGAGGAGGGCagcgggcgcggggccgcgctcATCTCGGCCGTGGCCTGCAAGATGGCGTGCATGATGGGGCAGTGA
- the YKT6 gene encoding synaptobrevin homolog YKT6: MRLHSLSVLFKAGGRVQLLKAAYDVSSFSFFQRSSVQEFMTFTSQLIVERSELGSRASVKEQDYLCHVYVRADGLAGVVIADNEYPSRVCFTLLDKVLEEFSRQVSRADWPSGSPSTISYAALDGYLSRYQNPRDADPMTRVQAELDETKIILHNTMESLLERGEKLDDLVSKSEVLGAQSKAFYKTARKQNSCCEIM, encoded by the exons aTGAGGCTGCACAGTCTGAGCGTGCTGTTCAAGGCCGGCGGCCGCGTGCAGCTGCTGAAGGCCGCGTACGACGTGTCcagcttcagcttcttccaGCGCTCCAG CGTGCAGGAATTCATGACCTTCACCAGCCAGCTGATCGTGGAGCGCTCGGAGCTGGGCAGCCGGGCCTCGGTCAAGGAGCAAG ACTACCTGTGCCACGTGTACGTGCGTGCTGACGGGCTGGCTGGCGTGGTGATCGCCGACAACGAATACCCGTCACGGGTGTGCTTCACGCTGCTGGACAAG GTCCTGGAGGAGTTCTCCAGGCAGGTGAGCAGAGCAGACTGGCCCTCGGGGTCACCCTCCACCATCAGCTACGCGGCCCTGGATGGATACCTCAGCAGATACCAG AACCCCCGCGATGCCGACCCGATGACCAGAGTGCAGGCGGAGCTGGACGAGACCAAAATCATCCTG CACAACACGATGGAGTCGCTGCTGGAGCGAGGGGAGAAGCTGGATGACCTGGTGTCCAAGTCGGAGGTGCTGGGGGCGCAGTCCAAAGCCTTCTACAAAACC GCCCGAAAGCAGAACTCGTGCTGTGAGATCATGTGA